In Bradyrhizobium sp. CCBAU 051011, the following are encoded in one genomic region:
- a CDS encoding alpha/beta hydrolase, with protein MSDVNTETQFAKTFNAEAFAMNIARAMETSGQALAAYLKPREGGEPKDKPPSEIGEVVKTFTKVAEYWLSDRERAENLQIKMAKAYLDLWGSAARRMAGEEAKPAIEPSPRDKRFRDPEWKSNQFFDFVLQLYLLTAQWAQELVKNAEGVDPHTRKKAEFYVQQITNAIAPSNFVLTNPEVLRETLASNGDNLVRGMKMLAEDIEAGRGTLRIRQSDPSNLVVGVNMATTPGKVIYQNELMQLIQYTPTTETVLRTPLLIVPPWINKFYILDLKPEKSYIKWCVDQGITVFVISWVNPDKELGKKTFDDYMKEGPLTAMDVIEKVTGEMKVHTAGYCVGGTLLASTLAWLAEKRRQRVTSATFFAAQVDFTHAGDLLVFVDEDQISTLEREMEERGVLEGSKMAMAFNMLRSNDLIWSYVVSNYLKGQPPTAFDLLHWNSDATRMPAANHSYYLRNCYLENRLSSGSMVLDNTLLDLSKVKVPVYNLATREDHIAPADSVLYGSQFFGGPVRYVLSGSGHIAGVVNPPAGGKYQYWTNDNIKDVTLADWMKNASEHKGSWWPDWLQWLDGIDPERVPARAVGSEAMPPIEDAPGSYVKVRA; from the coding sequence ATGAGTGACGTCAATACCGAAACGCAGTTTGCGAAAACCTTCAACGCCGAAGCCTTCGCCATGAACATCGCCAGGGCGATGGAGACGAGCGGCCAGGCGCTCGCGGCCTATCTCAAGCCGCGCGAGGGCGGGGAACCAAAGGACAAGCCGCCCAGCGAAATCGGCGAAGTCGTCAAGACCTTCACCAAGGTCGCGGAATACTGGCTGTCGGACAGGGAACGCGCCGAGAATCTGCAGATCAAAATGGCCAAGGCCTATCTCGATCTCTGGGGCTCGGCGGCGCGCCGCATGGCCGGAGAAGAAGCCAAGCCCGCGATCGAGCCGTCGCCGCGCGACAAGCGCTTCAGGGATCCCGAGTGGAAATCGAATCAGTTCTTCGATTTCGTGCTGCAGCTCTATCTGCTCACCGCGCAGTGGGCGCAGGAACTGGTGAAGAATGCCGAAGGCGTCGATCCGCACACGCGCAAGAAGGCCGAGTTCTACGTTCAACAGATCACCAACGCGATCGCGCCGTCGAATTTCGTGCTGACCAATCCGGAAGTGCTGCGCGAAACGCTGGCCTCGAACGGCGACAATCTCGTGCGCGGCATGAAGATGCTGGCGGAAGATATCGAAGCCGGACGCGGCACGCTGCGCATCCGCCAGTCCGACCCGTCGAATCTCGTCGTCGGCGTCAACATGGCGACGACGCCCGGCAAGGTGATCTACCAGAACGAGTTGATGCAGCTCATCCAGTACACGCCGACGACGGAGACGGTGCTGCGCACGCCGCTTTTGATCGTGCCGCCCTGGATCAACAAGTTCTACATTCTCGATCTCAAGCCGGAAAAATCCTACATCAAATGGTGCGTCGACCAGGGCATCACCGTGTTCGTGATCTCTTGGGTCAATCCGGACAAGGAACTCGGCAAGAAGACCTTCGACGATTACATGAAGGAAGGCCCGCTCACCGCGATGGACGTCATCGAAAAGGTGACGGGCGAGATGAAGGTCCATACCGCCGGCTACTGCGTCGGCGGCACCCTGCTCGCGTCGACGCTGGCCTGGCTTGCAGAGAAGCGGCGCCAGCGCGTCACCTCGGCGACATTCTTTGCGGCACAGGTCGACTTCACCCATGCCGGCGATTTGCTCGTGTTCGTCGACGAAGACCAGATCTCGACGCTGGAGCGCGAGATGGAAGAGCGGGGCGTGCTCGAGGGCAGCAAGATGGCGATGGCCTTCAACATGCTGCGCTCCAACGACCTGATCTGGTCCTACGTCGTCAGCAACTACCTGAAGGGCCAGCCGCCTACCGCCTTCGACCTCCTGCACTGGAATTCCGACGCCACGCGGATGCCGGCGGCCAACCATTCCTATTACCTGCGCAACTGCTATCTGGAGAACCGGCTCTCCTCCGGCAGCATGGTGCTCGACAACACGCTGCTCGATCTCTCGAAGGTCAAGGTGCCCGTCTACAATCTGGCGACGCGCGAGGACCACATCGCGCCGGCGGATTCGGTGCTCTACGGTTCGCAGTTCTTCGGCGGCCCGGTTAGATATGTGCTGTCCGGCTCCGGCCATATCGCCGGCGTGGTCAACCCGCCGGCCGGTGGCAAGTACCAGTACTGGACCAACGACAACATCAAGGACGTCACGCTCGCCGACTGGATGAAGAACGCCAGCGAGCACAAGGGCTCGTGGTGGCCCGACTGGCTGCAATGGCTGGATGGCATCGACCCCGAGCGGGTACCCGCGCGCGCCGTCGGCTCTGAAGCGATGCCGCCGATCGAGGACGCGCCGGGCAGCTACGTCAAGGTCCGCGCATAG
- a CDS encoding homoserine dehydrogenase: MVAPLRVGIAGLGTVGAEVVRLIEDQSRTLSERSGRGVRVVAVTARSKAKKRSLDLRGIDWAKSPLALASDPNVDCFVELMGGSGEPALSAIEAALKAGKSVVTANKALIAKHGVRLAKAAEKHGGALNYEAAVGAAIPVIKTLREGLSGTGVNRVYGILNGTCNYILTRMEQEGLSFAECLKDAQRLGYAEANPSFDVDGHDTAQKLAILASLAFGTKVAQSAVYVEGISSITPEDLRAAEELGYRVKLLGVAVRTAKGIEQRVHPTMVPKSSSIAQVMGVTNAVTIDGEGIPAITLVGPGAGGAATASAVVADIADVARGIRAKPFGRPVERLRDTTKAPMERHEGGYYIRLMARDLAGTAATIATHLAKQKISLESIVQRHPEGVDANGSAKKASPVPVILITYATSEDAVYRALEAVQRDKVISGRPQVIRIEKN, translated from the coding sequence ATGGTCGCACCCCTCAGAGTGGGTATCGCGGGGCTCGGCACTGTTGGCGCCGAAGTCGTACGCCTCATCGAAGATCAGTCGCGGACGCTGTCCGAGCGCAGCGGGCGCGGCGTGCGCGTGGTTGCCGTCACCGCGCGCTCAAAGGCGAAAAAGCGTTCGCTCGACCTGCGCGGCATCGACTGGGCCAAGAGCCCGTTGGCGCTGGCCAGCGATCCCAACGTCGATTGCTTCGTCGAACTGATGGGCGGCTCCGGCGAGCCGGCGCTGTCGGCGATCGAGGCCGCGCTAAAGGCCGGCAAGTCGGTGGTAACTGCCAACAAGGCGCTGATCGCCAAGCACGGCGTGCGGCTGGCGAAGGCCGCCGAGAAGCACGGCGGGGCGCTCAACTATGAGGCGGCGGTGGGCGCCGCCATTCCCGTCATCAAGACCCTGCGCGAGGGGCTTTCCGGCACCGGCGTCAACCGCGTCTACGGCATCCTCAACGGCACCTGCAATTACATCCTGACCCGGATGGAGCAGGAGGGGCTGTCGTTCGCCGAATGCCTGAAGGACGCCCAGCGGCTCGGCTATGCCGAGGCCAATCCGTCCTTCGACGTCGATGGCCATGACACCGCGCAGAAGCTCGCGATCCTGGCGAGCCTCGCCTTCGGCACCAAGGTGGCGCAGAGCGCGGTCTATGTCGAAGGCATCTCCTCGATCACGCCGGAAGACCTTCGCGCGGCAGAGGAGTTGGGCTACCGCGTAAAGCTGCTTGGCGTGGCGGTGCGCACCGCCAAGGGAATCGAGCAGCGCGTGCATCCGACCATGGTGCCGAAATCGTCATCGATCGCGCAGGTGATGGGCGTCACCAACGCCGTGACCATCGACGGCGAGGGCATTCCCGCGATCACGCTGGTCGGGCCCGGCGCCGGCGGCGCCGCGACCGCGTCAGCGGTGGTAGCCGACATCGCCGACGTCGCGCGCGGCATCCGCGCAAAGCCATTCGGGCGTCCGGTGGAGCGGCTGCGCGATACCACCAAGGCGCCGATGGAGCGCCACGAGGGTGGCTACTACATCCGCCTGATGGCGCGCGATCTCGCCGGCACCGCCGCCACCATCGCCACCCACCTCGCCAAACAGAAGATTTCGCTGGAATCGATCGTGCAGCGTCATCCCGAAGGCGTGGACGCGAACGGCTCTGCGAAGAAAGCGTCACCGGTTCCGGTTATCCTGATCACCTACGCCACTTCCGAGGACGCGGTCTACCGCGCACTGGAGGCGGTGCAGCGCGACAAGGTGATCAGCGGCCGGCCGCAAGTGATACGGATCGAAAAGAACTGA
- a CDS encoding glucose 1-dehydrogenase translates to MTGQVQGKVALVTGGASGIGEAVSELLAREGASVAVTDVDDLKGPEVVARIKKVGGEANFWHHDVTSEERWIEVMADVMKRYGRLDVLVSNAGIGISVPSITEMSLRDWRRQTAINLDGVFLSVKHCLPPMRKTGGGSVIMMSSLAGLRGAAGLSGYCATKGGVRLFAKAIAMECATFGDGIRVNSVHPGIIDTPIWGKIPTEAAVSGQNAPIDPEERAKLVTPLGRAGHAEEIAQGVLYLASDASRYVTGTELVIDGGMFAGGIARRT, encoded by the coding sequence ATGACAGGGCAGGTTCAGGGCAAGGTCGCGCTGGTGACAGGCGGTGCATCCGGCATTGGCGAAGCGGTCTCCGAATTGCTGGCGCGCGAGGGCGCATCGGTCGCGGTGACCGATGTCGACGATTTGAAAGGCCCCGAGGTCGTCGCGCGGATCAAGAAGGTCGGTGGCGAGGCGAACTTTTGGCATCACGATGTCACCAGCGAGGAGCGCTGGATCGAGGTCATGGCTGATGTCATGAAGCGTTACGGCCGGCTGGACGTGCTGGTTTCCAACGCCGGCATCGGCATTTCCGTGCCGTCGATCACCGAAATGTCGCTCAGGGATTGGCGGCGGCAGACCGCGATCAATCTCGACGGTGTGTTTCTCTCGGTGAAACACTGCCTGCCGCCGATGCGCAAGACCGGCGGCGGCTCCGTGATCATGATGTCGTCGCTGGCGGGCTTGCGCGGCGCGGCCGGTCTTTCCGGCTATTGCGCCACCAAGGGCGGCGTGCGGCTGTTTGCGAAAGCGATCGCGATGGAATGCGCGACGTTCGGCGACGGTATCCGCGTCAACTCGGTGCACCCCGGCATCATCGACACGCCAATCTGGGGCAAGATTCCGACGGAAGCTGCGGTCAGCGGACAGAATGCGCCGATCGATCCCGAGGAACGCGCGAAACTGGTGACGCCGCTCGGACGAGCCGGGCACGCCGAGGAGATCGCGCAAGGCGTGCTGTATCTGGCGTCGGATGCTTCGCGCTATGTGACGGGGACCGAGCTCGTCATCGATGGCGGGATGTTTGCGGGTGGCATCGCGCGGAGGACTTGA
- a CDS encoding methyl-accepting chemotaxis protein translates to MSVALRSQTATIKKQPANAAGAEDEADVSALIARLTAEVNQVACEKTKSIQKITNQMKMLALNALIESSRAGAQGAGFAVVAQEVRNVGQQVETIARELESQLTNRTGNLMNSIAQMADRSRGERMVDLSLNAIELIDRNLYERTCDVRWWATDSAVVDCAASPQAAAVSHVSERMAVILGAYTVYLDLWLCDLDGNVLANGRADRFNVTGQTVAATKWFRAARALRSGDDYAIGDVECQPLLGNAQVVTYCASVREGGKAHGKPTGVLAIHFDWEPQARAIVQGVRVGAADKARVLLVDSNFRVIAASDGQGLLTERISLPLEGRRSGFHQDRSGAMVAFHATPGYETYRGLGWFGVIQAGAT, encoded by the coding sequence ATGTCCGTCGCGCTTCGCTCCCAGACCGCAACGATCAAGAAACAGCCGGCCAACGCAGCGGGGGCCGAGGACGAAGCCGACGTTTCCGCGCTGATCGCCAGGTTGACCGCCGAGGTCAACCAGGTCGCCTGCGAGAAGACCAAGTCGATCCAGAAAATCACCAACCAGATGAAGATGCTGGCGTTGAACGCGCTGATCGAGAGCTCGCGCGCCGGCGCGCAAGGCGCCGGCTTTGCCGTGGTGGCGCAGGAAGTCCGCAACGTCGGCCAGCAGGTCGAAACGATTGCCCGCGAGCTCGAAAGCCAGCTCACCAACCGGACCGGCAATCTGATGAACTCGATCGCGCAGATGGCCGACCGCTCGCGCGGCGAGCGCATGGTCGACCTGTCGCTGAACGCCATCGAGCTGATCGACCGCAACCTCTATGAGCGCACTTGCGACGTGCGCTGGTGGGCGACCGATTCCGCCGTGGTTGATTGCGCGGCATCGCCGCAAGCTGCCGCCGTCAGCCATGTGTCGGAACGGATGGCCGTGATCCTCGGCGCTTACACCGTCTATCTCGATCTTTGGCTCTGCGATCTCGACGGCAATGTGCTGGCCAACGGCCGCGCGGATCGTTTCAACGTGACCGGCCAGACCGTGGCTGCGACCAAGTGGTTTCGCGCCGCGCGCGCCCTGCGCTCCGGCGACGACTACGCCATCGGCGACGTCGAATGCCAGCCCCTGCTCGGCAACGCCCAGGTCGTGACCTATTGCGCCAGCGTGCGCGAAGGCGGCAAGGCGCATGGCAAGCCGACCGGCGTGCTCGCGATTCATTTCGACTGGGAGCCGCAGGCCCGCGCCATCGTTCAGGGCGTGCGCGTCGGCGCGGCCGACAAGGCGCGCGTGCTGCTGGTCGATTCGAATTTCCGGGTGATCGCGGCGTCCGACGGCCAGGGCCTGCTCACCGAGCGGATTTCGCTCCCACTGGAAGGGCGACGCTCCGGCTTCCATCAGGACCGCTCCGGCGCGATGGTAGCGTTCCACGCCACGCCTGGCTACGAGACCTACAGAGGCCTCGGCTGGTTCGGGGTGATTCAGGCCGGCGCGACGTAA
- a CDS encoding haloacid dehalogenase type II produces MSDVSAVKALVFDVFGTVVDWRTSLINDFTEWSKTSGIKADWTALVDGWRGVYMASMDEVRKHPERGYQILDTLHRRSLEKLVAEFSIKGLSDADLHYLTMGWHRLHPWPDSVPGLTRLKTKYIISPLSNGNVALLTNMAKFAGLPWDLIMSAELFEHYKPDPETYLGAARLLCLPPEQVMMVAAHNGDLKAAQQNGLKTAFVARPTEYGPHQKYDFEAKGDWDIVAKDFGGIADRLGC; encoded by the coding sequence ATGTCCGACGTATCAGCAGTGAAGGCGCTGGTGTTCGACGTGTTCGGCACCGTCGTCGACTGGCGCACCAGCCTCATCAACGATTTTACCGAGTGGTCGAAAACGTCAGGCATCAAGGCCGACTGGACTGCTTTGGTCGACGGCTGGCGCGGCGTCTACATGGCCTCGATGGACGAGGTGCGCAAACATCCGGAACGCGGCTATCAGATCCTGGACACACTGCACCGACGCTCGCTGGAAAAACTGGTCGCCGAGTTTTCGATCAAGGGACTGAGCGACGCTGATCTGCACTACCTGACCATGGGCTGGCATCGCCTGCATCCATGGCCCGACAGCGTGCCCGGCCTGACGCGGCTGAAGACAAAATACATCATCTCGCCGCTCTCCAACGGCAACGTCGCGCTGCTCACCAACATGGCGAAGTTCGCAGGACTCCCGTGGGACCTCATCATGTCGGCGGAATTGTTCGAGCACTACAAGCCCGATCCCGAAACCTATCTGGGCGCGGCAAGGCTGCTCTGCCTGCCACCGGAGCAGGTGATGATGGTCGCCGCCCATAATGGCGACCTCAAAGCTGCGCAGCAGAACGGTCTCAAGACCGCCTTCGTCGCGCGTCCCACCGAATACGGCCCGCACCAGAAATACGATTTCGAGGCCAAGGGCGACTGGGACATCGTCGCCAAGGATTTTGGCGGGATCGCCGACCGGCTGGGGTGCTAG
- a CDS encoding LL-diaminopimelate aminotransferase produces the protein MEDFYRIRRLPPYVFEKVNQAKAAARNAGADIIDMGMGNPDLPTPPHVLDKLKETLGKPRTDRYSASRGINGLRKAQAAYYARRFGVKLNPDTQIVATLGSKEGFANVAQAITAPGDVVLCPNPSYPIHAFGFLMAGGVIRSVPSEPTPQFFEAVERAIIHSIPKPIALIVCYPSNPTAYVADLDFYRDLVAFAKKHEIFILSDLAYAEVYFDDQNPPPSVLQVPGAVDVTVEFTSMSKTFSMAGWRMGFAVGNERIIAALARVKSYLDYGAFTPIQVAATAALNGPDDCIKEMRDTYRRRRDALVESFGRAGWDIPPPQASMFAWAPLPKAFEGVGSMQFATLMVEKSGVVVSPGVAFGEHGEGYVRIAMVENEQRIRQAARGVRRFLESGIETLHNVVPLANRR, from the coding sequence ATGGAAGATTTTTACCGCATCCGCCGTCTGCCGCCTTACGTGTTCGAGAAGGTCAATCAGGCCAAGGCGGCCGCGCGCAATGCCGGGGCCGACATCATCGACATGGGCATGGGCAATCCGGATTTGCCGACGCCGCCCCATGTGCTCGACAAGCTGAAGGAGACGCTGGGCAAGCCGCGGACCGATCGCTACTCGGCCTCACGCGGCATCAACGGCCTGCGCAAGGCGCAAGCCGCCTATTACGCGCGGCGGTTCGGCGTAAAGCTCAATCCCGACACCCAGATCGTTGCGACGCTGGGTTCGAAGGAAGGCTTTGCCAATGTGGCGCAGGCGATTACCGCGCCCGGCGACGTCGTGCTGTGCCCGAACCCGAGCTATCCGATTCACGCCTTCGGTTTCCTGATGGCGGGCGGCGTGATCCGCTCGGTGCCCTCGGAACCGACGCCGCAATTCTTCGAGGCGGTGGAACGCGCGATCATCCATTCGATCCCGAAGCCGATCGCGCTGATCGTCTGCTATCCCTCGAACCCGACCGCCTATGTCGCCGACCTCGATTTCTACAGGGATCTGGTGGCGTTCGCGAAGAAGCACGAGATCTTCATCCTGTCGGATCTGGCCTATGCCGAAGTCTATTTCGACGACCAGAATCCGCCGCCCTCGGTGCTGCAGGTTCCCGGCGCGGTCGACGTCACCGTCGAGTTTACCTCGATGTCGAAGACGTTCTCGATGGCGGGCTGGCGGATGGGCTTTGCCGTCGGCAATGAGCGGATCATCGCCGCGCTGGCGCGGGTGAAATCCTACCTCGACTACGGCGCGTTCACGCCCATTCAAGTTGCCGCCACCGCGGCGCTAAATGGGCCGGACGATTGCATCAAGGAGATGCGCGACACCTACCGCAGGCGCCGCGACGCGCTGGTCGAATCCTTTGGCCGCGCAGGCTGGGATATTCCGCCACCGCAGGCCTCGATGTTCGCCTGGGCACCGCTGCCCAAGGCGTTCGAGGGCGTCGGCAGCATGCAATTCGCGACACTGATGGTGGAGAAGTCAGGCGTGGTGGTTTCGCCCGGCGTCGCCTTTGGCGAGCATGGCGAAGGCTATGTCCGCATCGCCATGGTGGAAAACGAGCAACGTATCCGCCAGGCCGCGCGCGGGGTGCGGCGCTTCCTTGAAAGCGGCATTGAAACGTTGCACAACGTGGTTCCTCTCGCCAACCGGCGCTAA
- the glpX gene encoding class II fructose-bisphosphatase, protein MSTHISVPPQLLLERILTLEIVRVTERAAVSAARLRGHGQEKAADQAAVDAMRRELNKLPIEGTIVIGEGERDEAPMLFIGEKVGLNAGPQVDIAVDPLEGTTLCAKNMPGAIATMAMADGGTLLHAPDVYMEKLAVGPGYDKGVVELDASPADNVRRLAKAKGVEPAAITVLVLDRPRHADIIAGVRSTGAAVRLITDGDVAGVIHCADPDNTGVDMYIGTGGAPEGVLAAAALRCIGGQMQCRLILDSDEKRARAHKMGVTDPKMIYGIEDMVRGDCLFAATGVTTGSLLTGVKFRKDVIETETVVMRSVTGTVRTIKAEHRQLDKFHLD, encoded by the coding sequence ATGTCGACCCATATTTCCGTTCCGCCGCAATTGCTGCTTGAGCGCATCCTCACGCTCGAAATCGTGCGGGTGACGGAACGTGCTGCGGTTTCAGCCGCGCGGCTGCGTGGCCACGGCCAGGAGAAGGCCGCGGATCAGGCCGCGGTCGATGCGATGCGCCGCGAACTCAACAAGCTGCCGATCGAAGGCACCATCGTGATCGGCGAGGGCGAGCGCGACGAGGCGCCGATGCTGTTCATCGGCGAGAAGGTCGGGCTGAATGCAGGTCCCCAGGTCGATATCGCCGTCGACCCGCTGGAAGGCACCACGCTCTGCGCCAAGAACATGCCGGGCGCGATCGCGACCATGGCGATGGCCGATGGCGGCACGCTGCTGCACGCGCCCGACGTCTACATGGAGAAGCTCGCGGTCGGTCCTGGCTACGACAAGGGCGTGGTTGAGCTCGACGCATCGCCCGCCGACAATGTCCGTCGCCTGGCGAAAGCCAAGGGCGTCGAGCCTGCCGCGATCACGGTGCTGGTGCTCGACCGCCCGCGCCACGCCGACATCATCGCCGGCGTCCGCTCAACCGGCGCCGCGGTGCGGCTGATCACCGACGGCGACGTCGCCGGCGTGATCCATTGCGCCGATCCTGACAACACCGGCGTCGACATGTATATCGGCACCGGCGGCGCGCCCGAGGGCGTGCTGGCGGCGGCAGCGCTGCGCTGCATCGGCGGCCAGATGCAGTGCCGGCTGATCCTCGACAGCGACGAGAAGCGCGCGCGCGCACACAAGATGGGCGTGACCGATCCGAAGATGATTTACGGCATCGAAGACATGGTACGGGGCGACTGCCTGTTTGCGGCAACCGGTGTCACCACAGGCTCGCTGCTCACGGGCGTCAAGTTCCGCAAGGATGTAATCGAGACCGAAACGGTGGTAATGCGATCGGTCACCGGCACGGTGCGCACCATCAAGGCCGAGCACCGGCAGTTGGACAAGTTCCACCTGGATTGA
- the recJ gene encoding single-stranded-DNA-specific exonuclease RecJ, whose translation MILPASALPVEAPPAFLGVSRSATGKLWRDRLDARGAARALAITQRYQLPEMLARVLAGRDVGIDDVEDFLDPTIRKLMPDPHTVTQMEVAAKRIADAAMRGEKVAIFGDYDVDGATSAALLAWHLRHCGLDPLIHIPDRIFEGYGPNVEAVRALSAKGATLLVTVDCGTTSIEPLAEARKLGMSVVVIDHHQTGEELPEVDALVNPNRPDDLSGLGHLAAVGLVLITLVAVNRELRGRGFWNAERPEPDLLGMLHHVALGTVADVAPLMGLNRAFVAKGLIAMRRRDHVGHTALMDVARLNGPPEAWHLGFMLGPRINAGGRIGRADLGVRLLLEGDVSEAARIAAELDRLNGERRVIEQAAEAQAEAEALASLGLEDKGAVIVTAAEGWHPGIVGLVASRLKEKFARPAFAIALEPGGIGTGSGRSISGVDLGKAVRQAVKERILMKGGGHAMAAGVTLRKEKLAEFRAFMESALAEDVANSRHENELFIDGAISARGVTVEFANTLNRAGPFGAANPEPVIALPAHQLVYADEVGQAHLRVRFKSGDGAIVNGIAFRAVGQKLGQALTQNRGQPLHVAGSLAVDRFQGSERVQMRVLDVAVPDPGPAVIR comes from the coding sequence ATGATCCTCCCCGCATCTGCACTGCCCGTTGAAGCACCGCCGGCGTTTCTCGGCGTGTCGCGTTCGGCGACCGGCAAATTGTGGCGGGACCGGCTCGACGCCAGGGGGGCGGCGCGGGCGCTGGCGATCACGCAGCGCTACCAGTTGCCAGAGATGCTGGCGCGCGTGCTGGCGGGCCGCGATGTCGGCATCGACGACGTCGAGGATTTTCTCGATCCGACCATCCGCAAGTTGATGCCGGATCCCCACACCGTGACGCAGATGGAAGTGGCGGCCAAGCGCATTGCCGATGCGGCGATGCGCGGGGAGAAAGTCGCGATCTTCGGCGATTACGACGTCGACGGCGCCACCTCGGCGGCGCTGCTGGCCTGGCACTTGCGCCATTGCGGGCTCGATCCGCTGATCCACATTCCCGACCGCATCTTCGAGGGTTACGGGCCCAATGTGGAGGCGGTGCGGGCGCTTTCGGCCAAGGGCGCGACGCTGCTGGTCACGGTCGATTGCGGCACCACCAGCATCGAGCCGCTGGCGGAAGCGCGCAAGCTCGGCATGTCCGTCGTCGTCATCGATCATCACCAGACCGGGGAGGAGTTGCCCGAGGTCGATGCGCTGGTGAACCCGAACCGGCCGGACGACCTATCCGGCCTCGGTCATCTTGCCGCCGTCGGGCTTGTGCTGATCACGCTGGTGGCGGTGAACCGGGAACTGCGCGGCCGCGGCTTCTGGAATGCCGAGCGGCCGGAGCCGGATCTGCTCGGCATGCTGCATCACGTGGCGCTCGGCACCGTGGCCGACGTCGCGCCGCTGATGGGGCTCAACCGCGCCTTTGTCGCCAAGGGCCTAATCGCGATGCGCCGCCGCGACCATGTCGGCCATACCGCGCTGATGGATGTGGCGCGGCTGAACGGGCCGCCCGAAGCCTGGCATCTCGGCTTCATGCTGGGGCCGCGCATCAATGCGGGGGGGAGGATCGGGCGCGCCGATCTCGGCGTGCGGCTCCTGCTGGAGGGCGATGTTTCCGAGGCCGCGCGGATCGCGGCCGAGCTCGACCGGCTCAACGGCGAGCGCCGCGTCATCGAACAGGCGGCCGAGGCGCAGGCCGAAGCCGAGGCGCTGGCCTCGCTGGGGCTCGAGGACAAAGGCGCTGTCATTGTCACCGCGGCCGAAGGCTGGCATCCCGGCATCGTCGGCCTCGTCGCCTCGCGGCTGAAGGAAAAGTTTGCACGTCCCGCCTTTGCCATTGCGCTGGAGCCGGGCGGCATCGGCACCGGATCGGGCCGCTCGATCTCGGGCGTCGATCTCGGCAAGGCGGTGCGCCAGGCGGTGAAGGAGCGGATCCTGATGAAGGGCGGCGGCCACGCCATGGCGGCCGGCGTGACGCTGCGGAAAGAGAAACTCGCGGAGTTTCGCGCCTTCATGGAAAGCGCGCTGGCCGAGGATGTCGCCAATTCGCGGCACGAGAACGAGCTGTTCATTGACGGCGCGATCAGCGCGCGCGGTGTGACGGTGGAATTCGCCAACACGCTGAACCGCGCCGGGCCGTTCGGCGCCGCCAATCCGGAGCCGGTGATCGCGCTGCCGGCGCATCAGCTCGTCTATGCCGACGAAGTGGGCCAGGCTCACCTGCGCGTGCGCTTCAAGTCAGGTGACGGCGCCATCGTCAACGGCATCGCGTTTCGCGCGGTCGGACAAAAACTCGGCCAGGCGCTGACGCAGAACCGCGGCCAGCCGTTGCATGTGGCGGGGTCGCTCGCGGTCGATCGCTTCCAGGGTTCGGAACGTGTCCAGATGCGCGTGCTCGACGTCGCGGTGCCGGACCCAGGGCCGGCCGTGATCAGGTAG
- a CDS encoding LysR substrate-binding domain-containing protein: protein MRRLPPLIGLRTFEAAARHLSFKRAAHELHVTPTAVSHQVRQLEEAIGVSLFERRTRQVLLTAAGQVLLPVLRDGFDSFARVIDGLSRTPRRTVVTLSATPAFAAKWLVPRIEAFRQTRPDIDLTLLATLEAVDLGAGVADLALRYGPGPYPDLVAETLTVDRFAPVASPRLGIKKARDLQSATLLHFDWYRRDPRNPTWRRWMKIAGMDGIDARAGLRFSDETHAIQATVAGAGIALHSLLLVSDDLAQGTLEVPFGPELEGFSLHLVRGRDRPLSEPIEAVQTWLRAQFTAASQ from the coding sequence ATGAGACGTCTGCCTCCATTGATTGGCCTGCGCACGTTCGAGGCCGCCGCCCGACATCTGAGCTTCAAGCGCGCAGCGCACGAACTGCACGTCACGCCAACGGCAGTCAGTCATCAGGTGCGGCAGCTTGAGGAAGCGATCGGCGTAAGCTTGTTCGAACGGCGTACGCGCCAGGTACTGCTCACGGCGGCAGGGCAAGTATTGCTGCCGGTCCTGCGCGACGGCTTCGATTCCTTTGCACGCGTTATCGACGGCTTGAGCCGCACGCCGCGGCGCACCGTGGTGACGCTCTCCGCGACGCCGGCTTTCGCGGCCAAGTGGCTGGTGCCGCGCATCGAAGCATTTCGCCAGACACGACCGGACATCGATCTCACATTGCTCGCGACGCTGGAGGCCGTCGACCTCGGTGCGGGTGTCGCTGATCTCGCCCTGCGCTATGGCCCCGGACCCTATCCCGATCTGGTCGCCGAGACCCTGACCGTCGATCGCTTTGCGCCGGTGGCAAGTCCGCGTCTCGGTATCAAGAAGGCGCGCGACCTGCAGTCAGCAACTTTGCTTCATTTCGACTGGTATCGTCGCGATCCCCGCAATCCGACCTGGCGCCGCTGGATGAAAATTGCCGGTATGGACGGCATCGATGCGCGGGCGGGCTTGCGCTTCAGCGATGAGACCCATGCGATCCAGGCAACGGTTGCTGGCGCCGGGATCGCGCTTCATAGCCTGCTGCTGGTCTCCGACGACTTGGCGCAGGGCACGTTGGAGGTCCCGTTCGGACCGGAGCTTGAGGGCTTCTCTTTGCATCTGGTGCGCGGCCGGGACAGGCCGCTGAGCGAGCCGATCGAGGCGGTGCAGACTTGGCTGCGGGCGCAATTCACCGCAGCGTCCCAATAG